The Arachis ipaensis cultivar K30076 chromosome B03, Araip1.1, whole genome shotgun sequence region GTCTCCAGTTTCAAAATTGTTCTGCGGCGGTGGCAGAGAAGCAGGAGGAGGTGCAGACTCAGAATTGGAGGCAACATCGTTGTCAACACGAACTGATGGCTCCTGTTCTTCAACATGTACTTGAGTGTCTTCAATTTCAGGAGCATCTTCGGCTCTGTAAGTCAACTGAAGCTGTCAACACAGAAGAAAGAAGTTAATGTTTGAGGATTTCAGGATATCTAGCCAGGGTATAGAGAAACAAAATGACATAAAATAAGCTATAATGCCAACTGGGCACACAATAAACATACTAACCAATGGCTCATTTGGAACCGTCACTACTCGCGGTGCCTCCCTAATATACTCTTCCATGGTTGTGAGAAAAGATTGTGGAGGCTGAAAACCACAATCAAAACAATTGGAAATTGGCAGCCCCATGATAAAAATGGAACAGGAAGACCAATAATAAAAACGCTAAATTGAAGCATGAAATTGACACATTTGCAAAGACAAACCTCTCTTAAAACAGGAAACTGAAAATTCCTGGCAAGTTCCAACCCTTTGCAAACTTCATAGAAATCAGAGAGACTTGCGGCCTGCAAAGGTTGAGCTATTTTTTAAATACATGCatcatgaaattaaaatagatgTGTTGAGGTTAACAAAACTCTATACAAATCATCACCTGCTGACCAGCACGTTTATACGCTTCAAGAGCTTTAATAGCTTCATGCCTGGGCATCTCAAAAAACTGCAAAAACAAAATACCGCTTCACTTCCCATTATAAAACACATTTTACTGAACTTGATAACATTATATAGAGAACAATATGCTATATTTACCTTATCAACAAGATTGATAATGCCATCATTAATAGCACAATAAATCTTAAAGCTCTCTTTCAGTACCTAGAATAAGCCACAGAACCAGgtcaatttcaaaatcaaataattacATACATTCCTCTAATACCAACTAGAGGAATAACAAAAAAAAGAGCCTAGTGTCATAGCCCTCACTAACCAAGAGGATGTGATGGATACCAATCTCACTTTGAATAAAAGAAACATTAGTAAATGGGCGCagatatttaaaatttacttcTATATTTCTAAGCCCAAAATAGTTAATATTTCCTTTTTCTATAGTTGCCATAAATAGAAATACAAGTGAAATGTAAACCCTGAAAATGCTCAGTGCTCAGTCACAGGTTTCCCAAAATTGTATACATGCATACTTTCCAAAATTATATATCAAGACATACCAGAGCCAAAGCATATTGTATCACATAATTGCTAACAGCTGCTCCTTCTGGCTGTAAATATAAAGATCAGCATACAATTAGTTTCTATGACTATGATACAAAAAGATAATAGATATCAAAATGTTTCAAAACATTACCCGGCAACCAACAAGTCTATATAGCAGCTGCTGCAGAGCAGGCAACTGCTCCAAGAGCTCCTCACTATCTAAATCCCTGGTCTTGCTGTACCCCTGCTTGAAACATAAATGATAATTGAAGACTTAAGAATTGAACATTGTACaacaaaattattattaaaaggaGCAAGATTTACAGTAGAAAAATAGTAGCAAGTCTAAACAAAATACATTAGCATACCTACAAACAGAAAAAACAAATACATCCACAAACAGCCATTATGTAGACTTCTACAATATCAATCAGCAATAGAAAAATAAGTGTTTCTGAATACATCAGCATACATTGCACATGACAGAAGAAAAACTATGTGAGATCTACGAAATAGCATTGTGCCATTTGCATTAATCCAATTAATTACCTCAATATACTGTTACGTACCCTCACAAAGGTGGGAGCAAAAAAGAAGATTCTATTGAGGCAGCAACAGGGGGCCAAGGGAATTCCTCCTTTACAGTAGCAAGAATAGGAGAGGGAAAAAAGCAAATAGTGGAGAATCACTTCTGTAACTAATTAGGCACATGGCAGATTTAGTTAGGAAAGAGAGATTCTGTTAGGTGGAGAATCACTTCTGTAACTAATTAGGCACATTGCACCTGGGTGTGTGATCCTAGGTTGATTCTGTTAGGGAAGAGAGATTCTGTTATATAAGGAAAAAGGGATAATGAGAGGGTAGGAATAAAAAGAGAGAATTGAAGCAAGAGTGGTAGTCACCCTAACACTACCATAGCATTTTTCTGTTCTATAATTTTCTGCATTTCCAGTATAATTCCATAACTGGTGAAGGGTTGATTTCATTCCTACCCCAGCTCTTCTAGTTTCATTGTTACATATACCCAAACAAAAAGATTGAGCTTCCTGAGAATTTTGAACTCCCAAATAGGTTTTCCTAGGACAAGCCTCTCATGGATAGAAGAATTAGTATGACTGAGTTTGAAGCAGAAAAAAGGGTCTAATTATCGAGCAAAAAGAAGTAAAAAACTTAAAAGGTTCTCACTATTGGTGAAGGATCACCTAAACCCTTATTACTGTCCCATAAAATATCAAAAGCCAATGTATCCCTGGTAAACAAGCTGTCATCAGACATGGGAACTAAAAGAAATTTCTTGTTGGATTGAAGGGAAGGCCAATTTCGGGAAGCATCTGAAATACTACTAATGACCTTCACCACCAGTATAAACGCATAAACATATTTGAAACATAGCAAGCTTTTCACTCGTAATTAGATACGAGTTTGGTAGCCGTAAATAGCATCAGACTGGTATTTATTTTCAGACGAACACTACCAAACGACATAAAACAATGTCATAGATACTACATACTTGAAATTTAGCAGCAATCACAAGGAAGAGATGAATGAAATTACCTTCTCCTGCCCTGGAGCAGGCTTGGGTAGCCGCTCAGCTTCAATATCATACTTCAGAATCCTAAAACATTCGAGTCTTTCTTCCAAAAATAATGCATATGTACGAACCCAGGCAGAGCAATCCCATGCTGAATGCAAATAAAATCACATAGGAAAAATAAAGTATGAAACTCAATTTAATTATAGgtgaaaaaatcataaaatttcatAACATTCTGTTGAAACCTCTAACTAGAACCCAAATGACCGCAAAccaaataaaatacataaaaaatgatAAGGTAAAGGTTACCAATTGGGCTAGAATCATCCTTAAAATTAGAAAGCTGTAGAATGCGTCCTCTCTGTGAGAAATTCAGAAGTTCTTCTCTAAAAGTTGGATCGCCCTCCCTCAATAACCGATGGATGACGATCAGCGTTTTCAATGCCACCTGTGAACAAGACAAAATGAAGAGAAATATGCATATCTATATCTAAATATTAAACAATTATGACCTAAATAAACCGAGTTATGCACTTGAGCTAGTAACAAATGCCAAATTACAGGTAGAGAAGATCAACAGTTACTGAAATCACATAGGGCAAGGTCTAAATTCTGGATAAACAGAAGAATCATGAATAATACAAAATACTCAGTTGAAATATCAATAGTTGAAGCACCTTGAAAAATTACAAGTATTGCATTGTGTTTAACAAGCAGGAAAGATGATTCGGTCCCAAAAATGAGACAAATAGAAAAGTACAGAATGCACAGAATCCTATTCCTCCCAAACAATCCACAAACTAAACACCATCCCAATCAAGAAAGAAAAGGGGCAAAGTACATGTCTAAGAAATGAACACAATACAAATTATTGGCTATTGAATACTCAAACAACATCATAACTGCAAGTTCCACTAATCTCAATTGATCATCACACAAACTGAGTATTAAATGCAATTTCCAATTAAATGTAATACCGTCCAATTTCGAGTCTTGGCCAGTCGACGGGAGAGTGCATGAATGCAGTATGCAACATCAGCCCTGGGACGAACAGCAGCAGTGGCAAAAAGAATCTCTGCAAACAAAACCCAAGAAAGAATGCAAATTTTACGATTCTCCCATTGCAAAATTGAAACCCTCAATATAAAGATCGATTTGGATCTATAGAGATCACGCAAATCTACAAAATCACTCACTTCTGAGATGTCTCTCTTTAGGAGGGCACTCAACATGGTTCGTGGCTTTGACTATCGCAACGTCCAAATCCTAACAATAGCAAAACCAATCAACCCGCCCAAGATGAGAGAAGAAACCCATCAAAGAAAacacaattaaattaaaaaaaagaaagaaaatagaagcgAATCGAGGAGAGGGGATTTTTCTTGGCATCCAAACACCTATCTTTAGAAAACGGAAGAAagaggagaaaataaaaataaaatttttagggAAATAAAAAGACCCAATTAAAGAGAGTACCGCGTAATCGCTGTTGACATGGGCGAGACCCACTTTGGTAGAATCTTTGAGGGCACCATAGGCTCTTCTCCAAGACTGAAGCGTACCCATTTTTTGAGTTCAAGCGATGATCTATCTCTCTCACTCCctcgcctctctctctctctcttgctaGATTTTTCTCTCTCTAGGATCTTGCGTGTGTGATGGGTATTGATCAGAGGgcaatgaagagagagaaagtgaggGACTTTGATCAAAGAATATTGAAATTTTCTTCGAACTGCTGCAACTATGCGAAGGATTGAAGAAAGAATCGAATTGGGTATTCCGACAACCTTGGCTTTTGACGGCCCCTCCCTTCGCTGTGCGTCATCAtctgtttattttgttatttatttattttatataatatatttcCGGTAACATTCTTTTTTGAAAGTATAAAATAAAAGTCCTTGTAGTATTATTTTGATGAAATTGGTTACTTGAAAGTAAAGTGTGAAAATGTTATTCCAATAAAATGTGAAAATGTTATTCCAAAGTTTATGTTGCTCacagaaataaatttaaaagatgttaacgataaataaattttaaaaaatttaaaaatataaaaaaaattagatattaaatatatgataaaaattatNNNNNNNNNNNNNNNNNNNNNNNNNNNNNNNNNNNNNNNNNNNNNNNNNNNNNNNNNNNNNNNNNNNNNNNNNNNNNNNNNNNNNNTTTAtacattttttaatatttattctaATATTGACACAAAATTCAGATTAGATAATCTATTTgttaaatatgaatttttttttatttataaaaaatataatatttattagttttttgttatattttaaaattatttaaaattgtatTATCGATAATATTTTTCAAAGATCTTATTATTAGCGCCTAAATCTTTTGGTTATTAAGTATTAGGTAATAGGTTTATTAAGTATTAGCGCTTGAATCTTTTGGTTTATTAAGTATTAGTTAACAATCCCAATGTTTGTTGTCACCTCTCCCTCACCATCGAATCAAGCTCTCTTTTATCTCTTTCAACTTTTAGGGGGGTTGTTACTTGTTAACCAAAAAACCAAACAGAAAAGATGGCCTCTAGAGTTTGGAATTTAAGAGTGTAAACGGATTTGAATGTTACTTATTTAAGTATTAAGATATTATGGTGTTTTGTTTTTGTAAAATCATAACCTAAACAAATACGATTACTTTTTTTaactgaatattttttattttttttttaaatgaatagCTCCAAGAAAAACAAACTCAGGTTGAAATTGTGACAATTATGAGAGTAAGGATCATACAAGTGTGAGATGATGAGGAACAAAGATGTTTCTAATCAATTCTAACCTTTTTGAGAGACAAATTGATTCtaactaatattaatcctctaaTCTAATACTTAACATTATTGTCATCGCAATAATGTACTAGCTAAACAAATTTCACTAACCATCCATGGTAAGTTTTTCTGAGGGATCAGGTTGTCTCATGACAAACATAATCAAAGTTCAAATTGTCTAATTTTTGTCTTGAACAGCATTGTCTTTTGAAAAAATTGAAAGAAGTGTCGACTCTTAAATTATGAGTTCACTTGCATAAAATTTTAACCCAACTAATTGGTTGATGCTATTAGAATCAAGAGCAATGATTTGGTGTGGAAGTGAGACTATATTATAGTAAAGACTGAAGGAACGGTGTTGGTTGGACTAACTACGCAATCATAAACATCacgagaaaaataaataaataaataaataaataaataaataaataaaggaattTTACAAGCTGAAAGGACAAGAAAAAGAAGGAGTGGTGGCAGATGAGTCTCAATAAAGACGTAATCTATTCAATCCGCCGTTTGATTTTGTCATCTATTTTGCCACACTTGCCTTCCATGGAACTCATCAACTAAGCAAAATCAAAGGATAAGGAAAGCAGCAATTTACAGAACATGAGCTCCTCACTCAACTTTCATCTCCATCTTCATCTTCCTAAAGCTCTGCCTCCACTCCCCACTCCACCACGTGGCACTTCCTCTCTCTTCATTGCTTCCAAACACGAACAACCATCTCACAAGACCACCTCTTCCCAATCACTACATGTACATCTTCTCCCCAGCCAGTAGTTTAATTTGTAAGATCCTTTTAAAGAATCTTATCTGACTTGAATCCAATTGTAGATCACATGCAGCGGCAAACATGACTATTTCAGCATGGAGAAACAAGGTGTGGCACTGCACATAGGAGCAGCACTCTTGGCCTTGGTGAGATTCTTATATACATAGAAATTGAGTTTGTTGTGTTGTTTTTAGACAGAGAGTTGAGTGTGGCTACTTCAACAGGCGGAGCAGCCAGCATTAGCAGTCACCGGAGAGAATAATCACCCAGTAGAACTCACCTGGATTTTAACACAAGCCGgcattgttttctttttctacttcCTCGTCGCACCGGTAGGTTGTTTCCTATGCTGTTCTGTGCTGTTTGGTGTTCATCCAACTGAAACTTGGTGAATGAATTGCAGCCAATAATCATGAACTGGCTTAGGATAAGGTGGTACAGAAGAAAGCTTGGGGAGATGTATCTCCAGTTCATGTTTGTCTTCATTTTCTTCCCAGCGTAAGACCCTCTTACTCTCAACTCTCAAGTCTTAAACCAAACTAAACAGTTGCCACAATgcttgttttttatttatttattgtgttGTAGGATTATTCTGTGGGCACCATTTCTCAACTTCAGGAAGTTCCCAAGGGATCCATCCTTGAAGTTCCCTTGGTCTGTACCCGAAGATCCTTCAAAAATTAGAAATTCATACTCTAAGTATCCATTTGCCGAACCTGAAGATTATGATTATCCGTGATTTTAAGATCACAATACAGCACATCACTTGTGATTGTAATTCCGAGACTAAAGTACACTTCTCCCCAACTGCATTGTTGTGAATGTAGAAATATACACCTCCTGCTTCTGCTTACAGAATGCGTTGAgtattcaattgcaagaaattaatagGTAAAACTTAAGACCAATCTCAACTCCGATAAACTGTTTCTAAGATTAGTAGTTTAGTACTATTCATTCAAGTATTGTTACACGCAGTTGAAACAGCAGAAATACATCAACCACTTTCTATCAGTAGCTTCCCAAGATTGATCATTGATATATATGACAAACATAAACTTGTAATGATTAACCGTATAAAATAGCCAACCATAATCAGTTCAGCAATTGAATTGTTGTATTAGCAATTATTATATTGATTCCAAATTTAGCAACATCATGCGAGCTTGAAGCAAAGCAATCATATGTTTGTATTCTGTATCGACCGGATTCTTCTATAAGCTGCACGGGAACGTTGTTCGTTGGAaggaaaaatatataatagaaatcgaagaaaaagaaaaacataagGGAGANTGTGCCCAGATTTGATTCAACTAAACTCACTTCAGAATACACTGTAATTACCTATGGCATTTTGCCGCATGGTTAATGTAAGGcattaaaataactaaaatttgGGAACTCAACcaaaacaacatgaaataaattataaaatggtCAAACTAGAGTAAAGCTCAAAGCAGTGTCGACCGCAACTATTCTGTATCTGCCGAAAAGTATCTGAACCAAGTGTACAACCTCCGCATTATGCCCTTTATTATGAGGCAATTGGTCTACTGTACCCATTTTGTCAACGGGATTCGGATGGAAAGAAATTTCCTGCTTGGGTGTGAGCAACCAACTGCCAGCAATGCATAATATTTTCAGAGCGCTCACTGCTGAGGGTTGAAAACCGCAGAGAGCTTCTGAACATCCCACGACTCCAAGTTGGGGGACAAGAACACAAATCCCACAGCCAGAGCAAGGACTGTAACGGTCAAACATGCTGTGCAACCATGGCTTCGGGTAACTCTTCCTAATATTATCTTACAATATTTATCTGCATCCTTGAAGAGTGCTTGGCGAGAATCTGTCCCAGTAGTCAATACTTTCTCATTCTGTAGCCAAAAATAGTTCAATCCATTATATACCAAGTCAAATATTCCACTACTTCACTACAATACACACAATTCAATGATAAGCAAGAAACTACCTTTATTTTAAAACCCTTCAGTGTATCCCTTAGTGCCTCATAAGGAGACAATTTTGCTGATTGCTCCTTCCAATCATCAGAAAGCTTCTTCAGAACTGAAACGCTTGCTTCAATGTTGTCCTGATAAACTCGTTCCTGGCCatgtaaattaaaaattaagACAAAATAAGTAAATTGAATATGTTGAATCAATGAATGgaagttaaaatatttttaaagagaACACAACTTTTGCATAAATCAACACGAACACTAATAAATAAAATAGCTCACCCATTGCTTGTAGCACTCAGTGCTCTGGCTGAAACACCAAATACAGATACCAGCTGCTTCTTTGGACAACTCAGGATTATCTGAAAAATACATCTAATGTTCAAAATATCCTAAAAAATATTTCATCTAAATAAGAAAAGTCCACATATGAAAACATAAAACCAGGCTTTTCCATACTTTCTCCTGCTGCTTTGATAGCGAAATTGAACATCTGCTGTCCAACTTGCTTCATTGATTTACTTCCCGGggaaccaccaagagccacctCTTTCAGAGTGGGATATATGGCCTCAAATCTTTCAGTAGCCTACATAAAAGTAGAATATAGAGTGTTTTAGACTTATGCAAATCACataaaagataaacaaataaataaataaaattatcaattaCACCAACGTTGAGAaaacatttcaattttttttttaaagtacatACTTCTCAACCAGCTGCAAAACCAAATCCCTAGATTGTGGGTTTCCACTTTTGCTAGTCACTATAGGTAGGAGATTCCGTGACCAAGCAAACAACCCTACTGACAGATCTCCTACTGAAGCCTAAAAGAAATGTTTAAATATGAAGCATTAGCAAAATAAAAGGGAAAGATAAATTTCTCCTTTTGAAAAGTTTAAACAGAAGATATTTTGGGATGTATAGAAGTTGACTGCATCTTATCTTACCTGAGTTATCATCCATACAATCACTGGAAGCTTATCTTGCCCTTGATACTTGGTATTGTCCCTCAATGATGGCAACACAGCAATAAGAACATCAGGCTTCCGACGCAATACCATTGCCAAAACAGCAAATATTGCAACCTGAAGGTCATGTAAATTCAATGTCAATGTGCATATGATAGATTGGGGAGAAAAGAAAACATGTTTGCATTTGGAAAGCCACACATAAATAGAAAGTTCGAACATAATCATCTTTAAAAAACATGAATAAATAATCTGTCAAGTAAAAGAAACAGGGCaaaataaaatcaagaaaaatGATGATGCCAGAGCAATGAAATCAGAACTGCAATGTACAAAGCAacattttaattcaaatttaacataTGGTAGATTCAGATGGAAGTATTCGTTATCATTTTCACCTTCATTTTCAAATGCTttcaaaatttagaaaagaaatcaTATCCACTGGATAGTTTAAAAGGCACAAGATAGCTTATTTTTCCAACTCTTGGAACGTGGAAATACGTGAATGGCAACTGAAGAACATGGTCATTTGACATCCTAGGCCCCTACACTATCGAATGCCCCTTAAACCGCAGGCCAACAAGATAATTATAAATCATGTCCATATTAGAACCACGAAATCTAAATCTCTTTATAACAACCCCCCCCCCCtcctctttctcttttctctctcttttgttTAACATcttgaaaaaaattacaaatgCATGCTGATGTTTGTACTTGCATATGCCAAGGTCAAAGAAGATCCCCATAGAAATTTGAGACATCATacataaaaatgaaattaaaattcagCAACATTGAGCCCTATCCACTGGCCTCTCGAAAGGATATACAAATCCAAGCCACTTAAACACTTAGAAAAGAGGTTATCATATGAAATCTGCTAACTTACCACAAATAATAGAAAACATCAAACGGCACATAGGTACATACGTAAGAAAGTCACCCTCACCCTCAGACACTAATCAAGCACTCATATTGCAACAGGCTATAGAAAGCAAGATTTGGCTTCCTAAAAGGAAGGTTTCTTTTGTTAATTAATAATGCTTAGGGACGAAGATTGTTCACTTGAACTCACACGTTTGCCAGGAGAAGTATTCGGTATATTTGTTTGAGCTTTAGCTTTGTTTCTGTTTGGTGGGTGGCTTTCTTATTAGTTTTGGATTCAATATGATCCTTCTCTATCCATCCTAATCTTCTAACGGAGGTAACTTCTGTTTTTCCAAAAAAACCAACAGGGGGGGATTCAGCATTGCATGACAAAGAAGC contains the following coding sequences:
- the LOC107632065 gene encoding putative clathrin assembly protein At2g01600; translation: MGTLQSWRRAYGALKDSTKVGLAHVNSDYADLDVAIVKATNHVECPPKERHLRKILFATAAVRPRADVAYCIHALSRRLAKTRNWTVALKTLIVIHRLLREGDPTFREELLNFSQRGRILQLSNFKDDSSPIAWDCSAWVRTYALFLEERLECFRILKYDIEAERLPKPAPGQEKGYSKTRDLDSEELLEQLPALQQLLYRLVGCRPEGAAVSNYVIQYALALVLKESFKIYCAINDGIINLVDKFFEMPRHEAIKALEAYKRAGQQAASLSDFYEVCKGLELARNFQFPVLREPPQSFLTTMEEYIREAPRVVTVPNEPLLQLTYRAEDAPEIEDTQVHVEEQEPSVRVDNDVASNSESAPPPASLPPPQNNFETGDLLGLNDTTPDASSLEERNALALAIVPTENGTTAFNPSATQTQPKDFDPTGWELALVTTPSTDISSVNDRQLAGGLDSLTLNSLYDEAAYRSAQQPVYGAPVPNPFEVNDPFALSSSIPPPTNVQMASMGQQQVNPFGPYQQPFQPQPPQQQQQHMLMNPANPFGDGGYGAFPAHPVSHPQNNPFGSTGLL
- the LOC107632064 gene encoding NAD(P)H-quinone oxidoreductase subunit L, chloroplastic; translation: MSSSLNFHLHLHLPKALPPLPTPPRGTSSLFIASKHEQPSHKTTSSQSLHITCSGKHDYFSMEKQGVALHIGAALLALAEQPALAVTGENNHPVELTWILTQAGIVFFFYFLVAPPIIMNWLRIRWYRRKLGEMYLQFMFVFIFFPAIILWAPFLNFRKFPRDPSLKFPWSVPEDPSKIRNSYSKYPFAEPEDYDYP